In Bacteroidota bacterium, a single genomic region encodes these proteins:
- a CDS encoding F0F1 ATP synthase subunit beta, translated as MSSQIGKISQIIGPVIDVSFDTTTMQLPKILDALEITKENGQKIILECQKHIGEDTIRTVAMDSSDGLRRGMDVVATGMPIKMPIGEQVKGRLYNVVGEAIDGIGATPNINGMPIHRDPPKFEELSVANEVLFTGIKVIDLLEPYAKGGKIGLFGGAGVGKTVLIMELVNNIAKAYSGLSVFAGVGERTREGNDLLREFIESDVIKYGDAFKHSMEQGGWDLSKVDMKALTESKATLVFGQMNEPPGARARVALSGLTMAEYFRDGDADNKSGGGRDILFFIDNIFRFTQAGSEVSALLGRMPSAVGYQPTLATEMGAMQERITSTKRGSITSVQAVYVPADDLTDPAPATTFAHLDATTVLSRKIAELGIYPAVDPLDSTSRILTPTVLGDKHYNTAQRVKEILQRYKELQDIIAILGMDELSEEDKLVVSRARRVQRFLSQPFHVAEQFTGLKGVLVSIEDTIKGFNMIMDGEVDEYPEAAFNLVGTIEDAIEKGKKLLAEAN; from the coding sequence ATGTCGAGTCAAATAGGAAAAATTTCTCAGATTATCGGACCTGTAATTGACGTATCCTTTGATACTACTACAATGCAGCTTCCTAAAATATTAGACGCTCTCGAAATAACCAAAGAGAACGGTCAAAAAATTATTTTGGAGTGCCAAAAGCACATCGGTGAAGATACTATCCGAACGGTTGCCATGGACAGTAGTGATGGGTTGCGCAGAGGGATGGATGTGGTTGCTACCGGAATGCCCATAAAAATGCCCATTGGAGAGCAAGTAAAAGGACGCTTATACAATGTGGTAGGTGAGGCTATTGATGGTATTGGAGCAACTCCAAACATTAACGGTATGCCTATTCACCGTGATCCGCCAAAATTTGAAGAATTATCGGTAGCAAACGAAGTGTTGTTTACCGGTATTAAAGTTATTGACTTGTTAGAGCCATACGCTAAGGGAGGAAAAATTGGTTTGTTTGGTGGAGCGGGTGTAGGGAAAACGGTTTTGATTATGGAGTTGGTAAACAATATTGCCAAAGCCTATTCCGGATTATCCGTGTTTGCAGGAGTGGGTGAAAGAACTCGTGAAGGAAACGATTTGTTGAGAGAATTTATTGAATCAGACGTTATTAAATATGGCGATGCATTTAAGCATTCCATGGAACAAGGAGGATGGGATTTGAGCAAGGTAGATATGAAAGCGCTTACTGAATCGAAAGCAACTTTGGTGTTTGGTCAGATGAACGAGCCTCCCGGAGCACGTGCGCGTGTTGCCTTAAGTGGTTTAACGATGGCTGAATATTTCCGTGATGGAGATGCCGACAATAAATCGGGCGGTGGACGTGATATTCTATTCTTTATTGATAACATTTTCCGATTTACCCAAGCAGGTTCAGAGGTTTCGGCGTTATTAGGTCGTATGCCATCTGCGGTAGGATACCAACCAACTTTGGCAACAGAGATGGGTGCGATGCAGGAACGAATTACTTCTACTAAGCGAGGTTCTATTACTTCCGTTCAGGCGGTTTATGTACCTGCGGATGACTTAACCGATCCGGCACCGGCAACTACTTTTGCCCACTTGGATGCTACAACGGTATTAAGTCGTAAGATTGCTGAGTTAGGTATTTATCCTGCGGTGGATCCATTGGATAGTACTTCCCGAATTCTTACCCCAACCGTTTTGGGTGATAAACACTACAACACCGCTCAACGTGTGAAAGAGATTTTACAACGTTACAAAGAATTGCAGGATATTATTGCGATTTTGGGTATGGATGAATTAAGTGAAGAGGATAAATTGGTTGTATCGCGTGCTCGTCGTGTTCAACGTTTCTTATCACAACCTTTCCACGTTGCGGAACAATTTACAGGATTAAAGGGAGTATTAGTTTCAATTGAAGATACTATCAAAGGATTCAACATGATTATGGATGGTGAAGTAGATGAGTATCCTGAAGCAGCCTTTAACTTGGTTGGAACAATTGAAGATGCTATCGAAAAAGGTAAAAAATTATTAGCCGAAGCAAATTAG
- the atpC gene encoding ATP synthase F1 subunit epsilon, whose amino-acid sequence MHLEIITPDKKLYSGEVKAISVPGTDGSLGILNRHAPLISSLKNGVVKVTDNKQVVHNFDIKGGVIEVLNNKVIVLAE is encoded by the coding sequence ATGCATTTAGAAATAATTACACCCGATAAAAAGTTGTACAGTGGAGAAGTGAAAGCAATTTCAGTTCCGGGAACCGATGGTTCTTTGGGGATTTTGAATCGCCACGCACCACTTATCAGTTCATTGAAAAATGGTGTTGTTAAAGTAACCGACAACAAACAGGTGGTTCATAATTTTGATATAAAAGGTGGGGTTATTGAAGTGCTGAACAATAAAGTAATTGTTTTAGCTGAGTAA
- a CDS encoding DUF2461 domain-containing protein — translation MIEKSTRDFLSKLKANNNRDWFLENKSSYENAKANFIDFVQELIDGVSIFDKGLKGLEAKKCVFRINRDIRFSNDKSPYKSNFGASFSAAGKNANEAGYYIHIEGNKGFIAGGRWMPEPADLAAIRQEIDYHSKDFKKILSAKEFVNYFGGLSEEDKLKTAPKGYPKDHPELELLKLKSFIAVRDFNLKELSDKDFLANCIKGCKLLMPLNSFLNKAIS, via the coding sequence ATTATAGAAAAAAGCACCCGTGATTTTTTATCAAAACTAAAAGCAAACAACAACAGAGATTGGTTTTTAGAAAACAAAAGCAGTTACGAAAATGCAAAGGCCAATTTTATAGATTTTGTGCAAGAACTAATTGATGGTGTTTCAATTTTTGATAAAGGATTAAAAGGCTTAGAAGCAAAAAAATGCGTATTCAGGATTAACCGCGACATCCGGTTTTCTAATGACAAATCACCCTATAAAAGTAATTTCGGTGCCAGCTTTTCGGCTGCCGGTAAAAATGCCAATGAAGCAGGTTACTATATCCACATTGAAGGAAATAAGGGCTTTATTGCCGGCGGGCGGTGGATGCCTGAACCAGCTGATTTGGCTGCCATCCGGCAAGAAATTGATTACCACAGCAAAGACTTTAAAAAAATACTATCCGCAAAAGAGTTTGTAAATTATTTTGGTGGCCTTTCTGAAGAAGATAAATTAAAAACAGCACCCAAAGGATATCCAAAAGACCACCCTGAACTTGAACTCCTTAAACTGAAAAGTTTTATTGCAGTGCGCGACTTTAATCTAAAGGAACTTTCTGACAAGGATTTTTTGGCAAATTGTATTAAAGGTTGCAAACTTTTAATGCCCTTGAATTCCTTTTTAAATAAAGCAATAAGTTAA
- a CDS encoding RidA family protein has translation MSDEKINSSKAPEPVGLYPHARKVGNLLFLSGVGPRERGNKNIPGVELDENGKIVSYDIEAQCHSVFRNIKYILEDAGSGWDKIVDVTVFLTNMKEDFKTYNRIYADYFKDNLPCRTTVEINCLPTPIAIELKVIATI, from the coding sequence ATGAGTGACGAAAAAATAAATTCTTCCAAAGCACCGGAGCCGGTAGGGCTCTATCCACATGCTCGAAAAGTGGGAAACCTGCTTTTCCTCTCAGGTGTGGGTCCAAGAGAAAGAGGAAATAAAAACATTCCCGGTGTGGAGTTGGATGAAAATGGAAAAATTGTTTCCTACGACATTGAAGCGCAATGCCACAGTGTGTTCCGAAACATTAAATACATTTTAGAAGATGCCGGTAGTGGTTGGGATAAAATTGTGGATGTAACCGTTTTTCTCACGAACATGAAGGAAGACTTTAAAACGTATAATCGAATTTATGCTGACTATTTTAAAGATAATTTACCTTGCCGCACAACAGTAGAAATAAATTGCTTGCCCACACCCATTGCGATTGAGCTAAAAGTAATTGCTACAATTTAA
- a CDS encoding isoleucine--tRNA ligase gives MKYNEYKSLNLPQLADEILTYWEANKIFKKSISTREGKTPFVFYEGPPSANGLPGIHHVMARAIKDIFCRYQTLKGKQVKRKAGWDTHGLPIELAVEKKLGITKEDIGKKISIDDYNKACRTEVMKYTDIWNDLTQKMGYWVDMEHPYITYENNYIESVWHLLKKLYDKELLYKGFTIQPYSPAAGTGLSTHELNQPGCYRDVKDRTAVAMFKIIEKARLAFESDYETYFLAWTTTPWTLPSNTALAVGKNIVYVAVKTIHPTSKNQEEIVVILAKDLLHKYFPEKNSTLRFEDFKSGDKNYPFQIIKEIKGSELEGIKYEQLLNFSQPTDGAAFRVVLGDFVTTEDGTGIVHIAPSFGSDDFRVAKQNGIGALTLVDKRGKFLPEVQDGVFLYGDEYVKEAYLSDEEKETEFQKQKKILEANGKIKELKAYLSVDERIVLKLQEEGKLFKKEIYEHSYPHCWRTDKPVLYYPLDSWFVKTTAMKDRMIELNKTINWKPESTGTGRFGNWLENLLDWNLSRSRYWGIPLPIWRSEDASEELIIGSIEELKNEIAKAEKIFGEKTKFRLDVAMDLHRPYVDDIILISPSGKKMFRETDLIDVWFDSGAMPYAQLHYPFENKELIDERKYFPADYIAEGVDQTRGWFFTLHAIATMCFDSVAFKNVISNGLVLDKNGNKMSKRLGNAVDPFETLSKYGPDATRWYMITNAQPWDNLKFDVEGIGEAQRKFFGTLFNTYSFFVLYANIDGFSYAEKDLELSNRPEIDRWILSELNTLIKLVDESYTDYEPTKAGRAIQYFVDEHLSNWYVRLCRRRFWKGEYTEDKISAYQTLYTCLECIAQLMSPIAPFFADKLFRDLNLVTNRHAVESVHLSNFPTYKNELMDKNLEERMELAQKISSMVLSIRKKENIRVRQPLNRIQIPILEEGYQSKIEAVKELILSEVNVKQLNFVTESDSQLVKNMKLNFKTLGKKYGKHMKSIQAHANENGQSIIRSIELIGNYAFELGVEKIVLDAEDVEIIPVDLPGWKVANEGAVTVALDITITALLKEEGIAREIINRIQNMRKEKGLDVTDRIGVKIQENSKINTAITNNLDYICAEILASDFTVEKDLNESDANLVDIDEDIQTAISIRKTN, from the coding sequence ATGAAATATAACGAATATAAGTCCCTTAATTTACCTCAGCTTGCCGATGAAATATTAACGTATTGGGAAGCCAATAAAATTTTCAAAAAAAGCATAAGCACCCGTGAAGGAAAAACTCCCTTTGTGTTTTATGAAGGCCCACCTAGTGCAAATGGCTTGCCCGGTATTCATCACGTGATGGCGCGTGCTATAAAAGATATTTTTTGTCGCTATCAAACCTTAAAAGGAAAACAAGTAAAACGCAAGGCGGGATGGGATACACACGGATTGCCCATTGAGCTTGCGGTAGAGAAAAAGTTGGGAATTACCAAGGAAGATATTGGTAAAAAAATCTCTATTGACGATTACAACAAAGCCTGCCGCACAGAGGTGATGAAGTATACCGATATCTGGAACGACCTCACTCAAAAAATGGGTTATTGGGTAGATATGGAACATCCCTATATCACTTATGAAAATAACTACATTGAAAGTGTTTGGCATCTTTTGAAAAAATTGTATGATAAAGAGTTATTGTATAAAGGATTTACCATTCAACCTTACTCACCGGCAGCCGGAACAGGGCTTTCTACGCATGAATTGAATCAACCCGGTTGCTATCGGGATGTGAAGGATAGGACGGCTGTGGCGATGTTTAAGATAATTGAAAAAGCAAGGCTTGCATTTGAATCTGATTATGAAACTTATTTTCTCGCATGGACAACCACTCCTTGGACTTTACCCTCAAATACAGCGTTGGCTGTAGGAAAGAACATTGTTTATGTTGCCGTAAAAACGATTCATCCAACTTCAAAGAATCAAGAAGAAATAGTGGTGATTCTAGCAAAGGACTTGCTTCACAAATATTTTCCTGAAAAAAATAGTACGCTCCGGTTTGAAGATTTTAAAAGTGGAGATAAAAATTATCCATTCCAAATCATAAAGGAAATCAAAGGCAGCGAACTCGAAGGTATAAAATACGAGCAGCTTTTAAATTTCTCACAACCTACAGATGGCGCTGCTTTCAGGGTTGTGCTAGGCGATTTTGTAACTACCGAAGACGGAACGGGGATTGTGCACATAGCGCCAAGCTTTGGTTCGGATGATTTTCGGGTGGCAAAACAAAACGGAATAGGTGCATTAACACTAGTGGATAAGCGCGGAAAATTTTTGCCGGAAGTGCAAGACGGAGTGTTTTTGTATGGCGATGAGTATGTAAAAGAAGCCTATTTATCGGATGAAGAGAAGGAAACAGAATTTCAAAAGCAAAAGAAAATTCTGGAAGCAAATGGAAAAATAAAAGAACTTAAGGCATACCTGAGTGTGGACGAACGCATTGTTTTGAAACTTCAGGAAGAGGGAAAGTTATTTAAAAAAGAAATTTACGAGCACAGCTATCCCCATTGCTGGCGCACCGATAAGCCGGTTTTGTATTATCCTCTTGACTCGTGGTTTGTAAAAACCACTGCAATGAAAGACAGGATGATTGAGTTGAACAAAACCATTAACTGGAAACCCGAATCTACCGGTACCGGAAGATTTGGAAACTGGCTGGAGAATTTACTCGATTGGAATTTATCGCGTTCCCGCTACTGGGGTATTCCTTTGCCGATATGGCGAAGCGAAGATGCAAGTGAAGAATTGATAATTGGCTCTATCGAAGAACTAAAAAATGAAATCGCAAAAGCGGAAAAGATTTTTGGTGAAAAAACTAAATTTCGTTTGGACGTTGCTATGGACTTGCACCGACCTTATGTTGACGATATTATTCTGATATCCCCATCGGGCAAAAAAATGTTTCGCGAAACCGATTTAATTGATGTTTGGTTTGATAGTGGAGCCATGCCCTATGCACAACTGCACTATCCATTTGAAAACAAAGAATTGATTGATGAACGAAAGTATTTCCCGGCCGATTATATTGCTGAAGGGGTGGATCAAACACGGGGTTGGTTTTTTACACTGCATGCTATTGCCACCATGTGTTTTGATTCGGTTGCATTTAAAAATGTAATCAGTAACGGATTGGTGCTCGATAAAAACGGCAACAAAATGAGTAAGCGATTGGGCAATGCTGTTGACCCTTTCGAAACCTTAAGCAAATATGGACCCGATGCTACCCGCTGGTATATGATTACAAACGCACAGCCGTGGGATAATTTAAAGTTTGATGTGGAAGGAATAGGAGAGGCTCAGCGTAAATTTTTTGGCACCTTATTCAACACGTATTCGTTTTTTGTGCTTTATGCAAACATTGATGGATTTAGCTATGCTGAAAAGGATTTGGAATTGTCAAATCGTCCAGAAATAGACCGGTGGATATTGTCGGAGCTAAATACCCTAATAAAACTTGTTGATGAAAGTTACACCGATTATGAACCTACAAAAGCAGGACGCGCTATCCAATATTTTGTGGATGAACATTTAAGTAATTGGTACGTGCGCTTGTGCAGAAGAAGATTTTGGAAGGGAGAGTACACTGAAGATAAAATATCGGCATACCAAACCCTCTATACCTGTCTCGAGTGTATTGCTCAATTGATGAGCCCAATTGCGCCTTTCTTCGCAGACAAATTGTTTCGCGATTTAAATTTAGTCACGAACCGACATGCAGTGGAATCCGTTCATTTGTCGAATTTTCCCACATACAAAAATGAGCTCATGGATAAAAATTTGGAAGAGCGCATGGAACTCGCCCAAAAGATATCGAGTATGGTTTTATCGATTCGCAAGAAAGAAAATATTCGAGTGCGGCAACCTTTAAACCGTATTCAAATTCCAATTTTGGAAGAAGGTTACCAAAGCAAAATAGAAGCGGTTAAAGAGTTAATATTAAGCGAGGTAAATGTGAAGCAGTTGAATTTTGTGACGGAGTCAGATTCTCAGCTGGTGAAAAACATGAAGCTGAATTTTAAAACGCTTGGTAAAAAATATGGGAAGCATATGAAGTCCATACAAGCGCATGCAAACGAAAACGGTCAAAGTATTATTCGCAGCATTGAACTAATTGGGAATTATGCGTTTGAGCTGGGCGTCGAAAAAATAGTACTTGATGCTGAAGATGTTGAAATTATACCAGTGGATTTACCGGGTTGGAAAGTGGCCAATGAAGGAGCCGTTACTGTTGCGCTCGACATCACCATCACAGCCCTGTTAAAAGAGGAAGGAATTGCTCGAGAAATCATTAATCGCATCCAAAATATGCGCAAGGAGAAAGGCTTGGATGTGACCGATAGAATTGGAGTTAAGATACAAGAAAACAGCAAAATAAATACCGCGATTACCAATAATTTAGATTATATTTGCGCGGAAATTTTGGCATCGGATTTTACGGTGGAGAAGGACTTAAATGAAAGCGATGCAAACCTTGTGGATATTGATGAGGATATACAAACAGCAATTTCCATACGTAAAACAAATTAA
- a CDS encoding TraR/DksA family transcriptional regulator — MDYYTPPPVKKPVFITTERYTDKELVEFKNLLLDKLSQANKDFELMKDTLSHRDNNGTDDTSPTFKLLEDGSDVLSKEETAQLAARQQKYIQNLENALIRIENKTYGICRETGKLISKERLRSVPHATLSIEAKLQQN; from the coding sequence ATGGATTATTATACTCCACCGCCTGTGAAAAAGCCTGTGTTTATTACAACAGAGCGTTACACAGACAAGGAATTGGTTGAGTTTAAAAACTTGCTTTTAGATAAATTGTCGCAAGCCAATAAGGATTTTGAATTGATGAAGGATACCTTATCACACCGCGACAACAATGGAACAGACGATACTTCACCAACTTTTAAATTATTAGAAGATGGTTCGGATGTGTTATCAAAAGAAGAAACAGCACAACTAGCTGCTCGTCAACAAAAATACATTCAGAATTTAGAGAATGCGCTTATTCGTATTGAGAACAAAACCTATGGAATTTGTCGTGAAACGGGTAAGTTAATTTCTAAAGAGCGATTAAGAAGTGTTCCACATGCAACCTTAAGTATTGAAGCAAAATTGCAACAAAACTAA
- a CDS encoding lipoprotein signal peptidase, protein MKKPLLLIFLVLFLDQCLKIWVKTHLLLGEEIHLAGNWAIIHFTENNGMAFGMEFAGNYGKLFLSLFRIIAVFALAYYIYWLTTKKAKSGLVLSFALIFAGAFGNIIDSVFYGRMFTESYGDVAKLFPENGGYSGLLHGKVVDMLYFPILQGHFPSWFPLWGSEEFIFFRPVFNLADFSISVGVGIILLNQKRFFTDSNFTLATQNNKSAEANDAPAPEAEKKETAAE, encoded by the coding sequence GTGAAAAAGCCCCTTCTGCTTATTTTTCTTGTTTTGTTTTTAGATCAATGCCTTAAAATTTGGGTAAAAACACATCTGCTCCTAGGTGAGGAAATTCACCTTGCCGGCAACTGGGCCATCATTCATTTTACGGAGAATAATGGTATGGCTTTCGGGATGGAGTTTGCTGGTAATTATGGTAAATTGTTCTTAAGCCTGTTTCGAATTATAGCTGTTTTTGCTCTGGCATATTATATTTACTGGCTTACTACGAAAAAGGCGAAAAGTGGATTAGTGCTGAGCTTTGCCTTGATTTTTGCAGGAGCATTTGGAAATATTATCGACAGTGTATTTTATGGTCGAATGTTTACAGAAAGCTATGGAGATGTGGCTAAATTATTTCCTGAGAATGGCGGCTATTCCGGATTGTTGCATGGAAAAGTAGTAGATATGTTGTACTTCCCAATTCTTCAAGGTCACTTTCCTTCCTGGTTTCCGCTTTGGGGTAGTGAGGAATTTATTTTCTTTAGACCTGTTTTTAACCTGGCAGATTTTTCTATTTCAGTTGGTGTGGGGATAATTTTGCTGAATCAAAAGCGGTTTTTTACCGATTCGAATTTTACACTTGCCACCCAAAACAATAAATCTGCAGAAGCAAACGACGCTCCGGCGCCTGAAGCAGAAAAAAAGGAAACGGCAGCTGAATAA
- a CDS encoding DUF2807 domain-containing protein, with protein MITLYSCSSIEGTGPMVNEARAVSEITAIDLEMNANVYLIKGDTQSVVISAQQNILDVLKTEVSGGKIEIKTAESISVAEPVQIWITTKTIDNIELSGSGSIVSTTEFNSEKLSVDLSGSGKISLVLNNSKFTGDLSGSGDIYLKGKIAEGKFDLSGSGNIFAMECVMDKCKLDINGSGTAKVNVSSELDASIDGSGEVLYSGNPHKVKSDVNGSGRISKME; from the coding sequence ATGATTACACTTTACTCGTGCAGCTCAATTGAGGGGACAGGGCCAATGGTGAATGAAGCTCGAGCTGTAAGTGAAATAACGGCAATTGACCTCGAAATGAATGCCAATGTATATTTAATAAAAGGCGATACACAAAGCGTGGTAATAAGTGCCCAGCAAAATATTTTGGATGTATTGAAGACCGAAGTTAGCGGAGGAAAAATTGAAATTAAAACAGCTGAATCAATTTCTGTTGCGGAGCCGGTTCAAATTTGGATTACCACCAAAACAATTGATAATATAGAGCTAAGCGGTTCCGGAAGTATTGTGAGTACCACCGAATTTAATTCCGAGAAATTAAGTGTAGACCTTTCCGGAAGCGGGAAAATAAGTTTAGTGTTGAACAATTCAAAGTTTACAGGCGATTTATCCGGATCTGGAGATATCTATTTGAAAGGTAAAATAGCAGAAGGAAAATTTGATCTTTCCGGCTCCGGAAATATCTTTGCAATGGAGTGTGTTATGGATAAGTGTAAGTTGGATATTAATGGTTCCGGTACAGCAAAAGTAAACGTGAGTAGCGAACTGGATGCCAGTATTGATGGGAGTGGCGAAGTGCTCTACTCCGGAAATCCACACAAAGTTAAAAGCGATGTGAATGGAAGCGGACGTATTTCAAAAATGGAATAA